In the genome of Veillonellales bacterium, one region contains:
- a CDS encoding segregation/condensation protein A encodes MAAYKVKLEIFEGPMDLLMHLIEKDELDIYDIPIAKITEQYLDYLQALKEFNIDIASEFLVMAATLLQIKSRILLPNPVENAALDDEAGDPRQELIDRLLEYRKFKQMAGVMEEMAKNHRRYFSRLPQIFAEQVLLPEGLKLDDLLAAFAAVWESKEPSSALVDHDEFSVQDKMYDILHLLRQNDGSVEFSRVFIRAGTRSEMIVSFLALLELMRLTRVNIRQEKSFAPIYLMLRR; translated from the coding sequence ATGGCAGCGTATAAGGTGAAACTGGAAATTTTTGAAGGTCCCATGGATCTGCTGATGCATTTAATTGAAAAAGATGAATTAGATATTTATGATATACCTATTGCTAAAATTACCGAACAATATTTAGATTATCTGCAAGCGCTGAAAGAATTCAATATCGATATTGCCAGCGAATTTTTAGTCATGGCAGCAACTTTGCTGCAGATAAAATCGAGGATACTGCTGCCTAACCCGGTGGAGAACGCAGCCTTGGACGATGAAGCAGGTGACCCGCGGCAGGAATTGATCGACAGGCTTCTGGAATATCGGAAATTTAAGCAAATGGCAGGCGTAATGGAAGAAATGGCGAAAAATCACCGACGGTATTTTTCTCGTTTGCCACAAATATTTGCTGAGCAGGTTTTATTACCGGAAGGATTAAAGCTAGACGATTTGCTGGCAGCTTTTGCTGCTGTATGGGAAAGCAAAGAGCCTTCCTCTGCGTTGGTGGATCATGATGAATTTAGTGTCCAGGATAAGATGTACGATATTCTTCATCTGTTGCGGCAGAATGATGGTTCGGTTGAATTTAGCCGGGTTTTCATCAGAGCGGGAACGCGGTCGGAAATGATTGTTTCTTTTCTAGCGCTGTTAGAGTTGATGCGGCTGACACGGGTGAACATTCGTCAGGAAAAGAGTTTTGCTCCTATCTATCTTATGTTGAGGAGGTAG
- the trpS gene encoding tryptophan--tRNA ligase, translating to MSKGRIFSGMQPSGRFHLGNYLGALENWVKLQHEYECFFSIVDWHALTSSFDNTSKIPENIHNMALDWLSAGLDPERNVIFVQSQVKEHAELHLLLSMITPLSWLERVPTYKDKLQQLGSQGKDINTYGFLGYPELMTADIILYKADTVPVGEDQIPHLELTREILRRFNNLYQPIFPEPKPFLSQAPLLPGIDGRKMSKSYGNEIPFAASPDELRGRVRLMVTDPQRVKKTDPGHPDICTVYAFHKIFSKEDLDNVTSCCTQAEIGCVECKKRLAEKMVTDLADIHNRRKALAAKPQRVQEILVYGAERARKVASRTMEEVRRAMNLS from the coding sequence ATGAGTAAGGGACGAATTTTTAGTGGTATGCAGCCATCAGGAAGATTTCATCTGGGCAATTATTTAGGTGCGCTGGAAAACTGGGTAAAGCTTCAGCATGAATATGAATGCTTTTTTTCTATTGTGGATTGGCATGCTTTAACATCTTCATTTGATAACACCAGCAAGATACCCGAAAATATTCATAATATGGCTTTGGATTGGCTCAGCGCAGGACTGGATCCGGAACGCAATGTAATTTTTGTTCAATCCCAGGTGAAAGAACATGCCGAATTGCATCTTTTATTATCCATGATTACGCCTTTGTCTTGGCTGGAACGTGTACCCACCTATAAAGACAAGCTGCAGCAACTGGGAAGTCAAGGCAAGGACATTAATACCTATGGCTTTTTAGGATATCCCGAACTTATGACTGCTGATATTATTTTGTATAAGGCAGATACCGTGCCGGTAGGTGAGGATCAAATTCCCCATCTGGAATTGACCAGAGAAATACTCAGACGGTTTAATAACCTATATCAGCCGATATTCCCTGAACCAAAGCCTTTTCTGAGCCAGGCACCTTTGCTGCCGGGTATTGATGGACGAAAAATGAGCAAATCTTATGGTAATGAAATTCCTTTTGCTGCCAGTCCTGATGAGTTGAGGGGCCGAGTGCGTTTGATGGTAACCGATCCTCAACGGGTGAAAAAGACTGATCCGGGACATCCTGATATTTGTACCGTGTATGCCTTTCATAAAATTTTTAGCAAAGAAGATTTGGACAACGTTACCAGTTGCTGCACGCAGGCGGAAATCGGCTGCGTTGAATGCAAGAAACGTCTGGCAGAAAAAATGGTGACAGATTTAGCCGACATACATAACCGCCGCAAGGCATTGGCAGCGAAGCCGCAGCGAGTGCAGGAAATTCTGGTCTATGGCGCCGAGCGGGCCCGCAAGGTGGCAAGTCGAACGATGGAAGAAGTACGCCGGGCGATGAATTTGTCCTGA
- a CDS encoding site-2 protease family protein: MFGFDPDMIFRIPALLIALTVHEYAHARAAVRLGDPTPRVLGRLTLNPIAHLDPLGLIMLWLFKFGWAKPVPVNPNNFHNTRNGMLLVSLAGPASNVLMALLVALLLGIMSKLHMSVGFWSNVLALTRDYNIILAVFNLVPLPPLDGSKILMSLLPGRQAYALQRLEPYGPFILMALVYVGIIGAILYPFEYGLYYIINKIIMIIF; encoded by the coding sequence GTGTTTGGTTTTGATCCGGACATGATTTTCCGTATTCCGGCTTTATTAATTGCATTGACAGTACATGAATATGCTCATGCCAGAGCTGCGGTGCGGCTTGGCGATCCAACACCCCGGGTTTTGGGCAGGCTGACACTGAATCCAATCGCTCATCTTGATCCTTTAGGATTGATTATGTTATGGTTGTTTAAATTTGGCTGGGCAAAACCCGTTCCGGTAAACCCTAACAATTTTCACAACACACGCAACGGAATGCTGCTGGTTTCTTTAGCCGGACCGGCTTCTAATGTGCTGATGGCGCTATTAGTGGCGTTGCTGTTAGGGATAATGAGCAAACTGCATATGTCTGTGGGATTTTGGTCGAATGTTTTGGCCTTAACCCGAGACTATAACATTATTTTGGCAGTTTTTAATTTGGTACCGCTGCCTCCCCTTGACGGTTCAAAAATTCTAATGAGTTTATTGCCCGGGCGCCAGGCATATGCACTGCAGCGCTTGGAGCCTTATGGGCCGTTTATCCTTATGGCGTTAGTTTATGTCGGTATCATCGGTGCTATCCTGTATCCGTTTGAATACGGGTTGTATTATATTATTAATAAAATTATTATGATAATTTTCTAG
- a CDS encoding DUF4363 family protein — translation MAQSKALCKNRILIILENCKKTKLAAVCIFFITTSPGTAGTRINSISATKDSDKGGESVSTWKRKIQYWGIACLILSLLSSGCSMLTPAKKPEVGPTGDPISAKPNPPFAERFWSPPEELYDLEATAGVIFDGLRTEQWPQVEKGLSTLQTTWLETRLLIGEKKGAKEADEALQKLSASVTEKRAPEVYENLNRFMGSISEIGKSYKLSPLSDIIAVGNAVRNVSFYVEDRNWSKAASKAKELDDTWGQVKPSMEKVGILNEITKTHVSIKQIKDAVNAENKGAFEDQAANINESMGRIREFYRGK, via the coding sequence TTGGCACAATCCAAGGCCCTGTGCAAGAACCGTATCCTCATTATACTAGAAAACTGTAAAAAAACAAAATTGGCCGCAGTCTGTATTTTTTTTATTACAACATCCCCTGGTACAGCCGGAACTAGAATAAATTCTATCAGCGCAACAAAAGATAGTGATAAAGGAGGAGAGAGCGTGTCAACTTGGAAGAGAAAAATTCAATATTGGGGTATAGCCTGTCTCATTCTATCGCTGTTATCCAGCGGATGCAGTATGTTGACCCCGGCTAAAAAACCAGAGGTCGGTCCTACCGGCGACCCGATAAGCGCAAAACCGAATCCCCCCTTTGCCGAAAGGTTTTGGTCTCCACCGGAAGAATTATATGACTTGGAAGCAACTGCAGGTGTAATATTTGACGGGCTCAGGACCGAACAATGGCCACAGGTGGAAAAAGGATTAAGCACGTTACAGACTACCTGGCTAGAAACCAGACTTTTGATTGGTGAAAAAAAAGGAGCGAAAGAGGCCGATGAAGCGCTGCAAAAATTATCAGCATCAGTTACAGAAAAAAGAGCACCAGAAGTCTATGAAAATCTCAATAGATTTATGGGAAGTATCAGTGAAATCGGCAAATCTTATAAACTTTCCCCGTTGTCGGATATTATTGCCGTAGGAAATGCAGTTCGCAATGTAAGCTTTTATGTGGAAGATAGGAATTGGTCTAAAGCAGCATCCAAAGCAAAAGAGTTGGATGATACTTGGGGACAAGTAAAACCCAGCATGGAAAAAGTGGGCATTTTAAACGAAATTACCAAAACCCATGTCTCAATTAAACAAATAAAAGATGCGGTAAACGCCGAAAACAAAGGAGCGTTTGAGGATCAGGCAGCCAATATAAATGAGAGCATGGGGCGAATCAGAGAGTTTTATCGAGGTAAATAA
- a CDS encoding spore germination protein, whose product MALNMTAEQKIDKDLDKNINYLKGLLGVGESFDIVFREYKIGRKRAASFSINGMTNDVLLTNVFQDMMILHQEEISVNTLQKLFYTRATHSQVKLMSNLNDAVTSLLSGELLFLIDGETQLIVFDARAYPARTPAESNIEKVTRGSRDSFVETLPFNTALIRRRLRDPNLRFEIVKVGTRSQTDIAVCYIKDITNSHLIDMVKKRLNDINIDGVPMAEKAIEEYIVGGNKWNPLPKVRYTERPDVAAVHLLEGHLCLVVDTSPNIMILPTTLWHHVQHVEEFHQNVLIGSYLRLVRLLGVLLSLVLPPLWLAVVLQRHLLPEALAFLGPKDPGIIPIGLQFILAEFGVELVRMATVHVPAAQSTALGFIGAFMLGEFATKVGLFGNETIFYTAVAAVGAFATPSVEFSMAIRLFRGILLLLVMFFKLPGFLVGLVGIFLIMLFTRSFGVPYLWPALPFNFSALKDVLLRLPIPTKVLRPAVLKPQDKDRLKDQPDDSREK is encoded by the coding sequence GTGGCATTGAATATGACGGCAGAGCAGAAGATTGACAAGGATTTAGATAAAAATATTAATTATCTTAAGGGCTTACTAGGAGTAGGTGAAAGTTTTGATATTGTTTTTCGCGAATACAAGATAGGACGCAAACGAGCCGCATCGTTTTCAATAAATGGTATGACCAATGATGTTTTATTGACCAACGTTTTTCAAGACATGATGATTCTGCACCAAGAAGAAATATCGGTAAATACACTGCAGAAATTATTTTATACCCGGGCTACTCACTCTCAGGTTAAATTAATGAGTAACTTAAATGACGCTGTGACGAGTTTGCTATCAGGGGAGCTTCTGTTTCTGATAGATGGCGAAACTCAGCTGATCGTATTCGATGCCAGAGCTTATCCGGCCAGAACTCCGGCTGAATCAAATATCGAAAAAGTAACCCGTGGTTCACGGGATTCCTTTGTTGAAACATTGCCCTTCAATACTGCTCTAATTCGTCGCCGGTTGCGGGATCCGAATCTGCGGTTTGAAATTGTGAAAGTTGGAACTCGGTCGCAAACCGACATTGCTGTTTGTTATATAAAAGACATAACGAATTCTCATCTTATCGACATGGTCAAAAAACGTTTAAATGATATTAATATTGATGGGGTTCCCATGGCGGAAAAGGCAATTGAAGAATATATTGTCGGCGGCAATAAGTGGAACCCGCTGCCGAAGGTACGTTATACCGAACGGCCTGATGTAGCTGCGGTACATTTACTGGAAGGACACCTTTGCCTGGTTGTGGATACTTCGCCCAATATTATGATTTTGCCCACTACTCTGTGGCATCATGTGCAGCATGTGGAAGAATTTCACCAAAATGTACTTATTGGTTCTTATCTCCGGCTAGTGCGATTGTTGGGAGTACTGCTTTCGTTAGTACTGCCTCCGTTATGGCTAGCTGTTGTGCTGCAGCGTCATTTGTTACCAGAAGCATTGGCTTTTTTAGGACCGAAGGATCCTGGAATTATTCCTATTGGTTTGCAGTTTATCTTAGCCGAATTTGGCGTAGAATTAGTCCGTATGGCGACTGTTCATGTTCCGGCTGCTCAATCTACCGCCCTTGGCTTTATCGGCGCATTCATGCTGGGTGAGTTTGCAACAAAAGTTGGTTTGTTTGGCAATGAAACTATTTTTTATACTGCAGTAGCTGCAGTGGGAGCTTTTGCGACTCCGAGTGTGGAGTTTTCCATGGCAATACGATTATTTCGCGGTATACTCTTACTATTAGTTATGTTTTTTAAACTACCCGGATTCCTAGTTGGTTTAGTGGGAATTTTTTTAATTATGCTGTTTACTAGGTCGTTTGGTGTTCCCTATTTATGGCCGGCATTACCTTTTAATTTTAGTGCGCTAAAAGACGTATTACTAAGGCTGCCAATTCCCACGAAAGTTCTTCGCCCGGCAGTATTAAAACCTCAGGATAAAGATCGGCTGAAAGATCAACCCGATGATAGCAGGGAAAAATAA
- a CDS encoding stage V sporulation protein AE — MLPDKVRVIMITDGDRVAQHVVEDIATSLGLRCISASAGNPTPISGDEIVKLLKTVHHDPVLVMFDDRGRKDKGKGEAAMEYVASHPDINVLGVVAVASNTTGIDGVEADACIDCCGDVVDVAVDKNGESKQKCGDKLLIKGDTVDVLNNVDVPVIIGVGDIGKMDRADDITRGAPITRRAIEEVLKRSGIEYDGRAED; from the coding sequence ATGTTGCCGGATAAAGTACGGGTTATTATGATAACCGACGGCGATAGAGTTGCGCAGCATGTTGTTGAAGATATAGCAACATCTTTAGGATTACGCTGTATTTCCGCCTCTGCCGGTAACCCAACGCCGATAAGCGGTGATGAAATCGTTAAATTATTGAAAACTGTACATCATGATCCGGTATTAGTGATGTTTGATGACCGGGGGCGAAAGGACAAGGGCAAAGGAGAAGCAGCCATGGAGTATGTAGCATCTCATCCTGATATTAACGTATTGGGAGTAGTCGCGGTTGCTTCTAATACTACCGGCATTGATGGTGTGGAAGCCGATGCCTGTATTGACTGCTGCGGTGATGTAGTTGACGTTGCAGTAGACAAAAACGGAGAGTCTAAACAAAAGTGTGGTGACAAGCTGCTCATTAAAGGCGATACGGTAGATGTCTTAAATAACGTGGATGTGCCGGTGATCATTGGAGTTGGAGATATTGGTAAAATGGATAGGGCTGATGATATAACCCGGGGGGCGCCGATAACGCGCCGAGCAATTGAGGAAGTGTTGAAACGGAGTGGCATTGAATATGACGGCAGAGCAGAAGATTGA
- the spoVAE gene encoding stage V sporulation protein AE: MLQGYILAFIIGGLICVIGQLLMDLTPLTPAHVLVLFVVVGGILSGFGLYQPLVDLAGAGATVPLLGFGHSLVSGTIEDINKFGFWGLFSGALRATSVGIMAAVVFGFIMSVLFNPKG, encoded by the coding sequence TTGTTGCAAGGTTATATACTGGCATTCATCATTGGTGGATTAATCTGTGTCATTGGTCAATTGCTTATGGACTTAACTCCTTTGACCCCAGCCCATGTACTTGTTTTATTTGTTGTTGTCGGTGGAATATTGAGTGGATTTGGCTTATATCAGCCACTAGTTGATTTAGCCGGTGCCGGGGCGACTGTACCGCTGCTTGGATTTGGGCATTCCCTGGTGTCAGGAACAATTGAAGATATAAACAAATTTGGCTTTTGGGGGCTGTTTAGCGGCGCACTGCGGGCAACATCGGTTGGCATTATGGCAGCTGTAGTATTCGGTTTTATCATGTCTGTATTATTTAATCCCAAAGGTTGA
- a CDS encoding dodecin family protein, producing MVVKVIELVGTSRHNWTDAVDSAVIEASKTIDDILGVEVTNFTANIDNGHIAEYKADVKVAFHVH from the coding sequence ATGGTTGTAAAAGTTATTGAATTGGTGGGAACATCACGTCATAATTGGACTGATGCGGTAGACAGTGCCGTTATCGAAGCAAGTAAAACGATTGATGATATACTCGGGGTTGAAGTAACTAACTTCACGGCAAATATTGATAATGGACATATAGCCGAATATAAAGCCGATGTAAAAGTTGCGTTTCATGTTCATTAA
- a CDS encoding SigF/SigG family RNA polymerase sporulation sigma factor, with translation MLGDEALKELITRAQAGSQKAKEEIIKCNFNLVRSIVHRFSNRGYEWDDLFQIGSIGLMKAVERFDLKYSVKFSTYAVPMIIGEIRRYIRDDNPIKVSRPVKELAYRVHRTQEKLQGILGREPTIIEVAKELALAPQEIVSALEAIQPPASLYDHAFHDDGGDPILLLDQIKCPDGQDNSYIERLALKEILFRLPDKERIIIQLRFFEDKTQSEIASLLGLSQVQVSRIEKQALKKIRQFWVTS, from the coding sequence ATGCTTGGAGATGAAGCGTTAAAAGAGCTGATAACCAGAGCGCAGGCTGGCAGTCAAAAAGCTAAAGAAGAAATAATCAAATGTAATTTTAATTTGGTACGAAGTATAGTTCATCGGTTTAGCAATCGAGGTTATGAATGGGATGATTTATTTCAGATTGGTAGTATTGGGTTAATGAAAGCAGTAGAACGATTTGATTTGAAATATAGCGTAAAATTCTCCACTTATGCTGTCCCGATGATAATTGGCGAGATTCGCCGCTATATACGCGATGATAATCCGATAAAGGTAAGCCGCCCGGTCAAAGAGTTGGCTTACCGGGTACATCGCACTCAGGAAAAATTGCAGGGAATATTGGGGAGAGAACCGACTATAATCGAAGTAGCAAAAGAACTGGCATTAGCGCCTCAGGAAATTGTTTCAGCGCTGGAAGCAATCCAACCTCCGGCATCCTTATATGATCATGCTTTTCACGATGACGGCGGCGATCCTATACTTCTTTTAGACCAGATAAAATGCCCTGATGGGCAGGATAATTCTTATATTGAGAGATTGGCTTTAAAAGAAATTTTATTCCGCCTGCCGGATAAAGAACGGATTATTATTCAACTGCGTTTTTTTGAAGATAAAACTCAGTCGGAGATTGCCAGCTTACTTGGTTTGTCCCAAGTACAAGTATCACGAATCGAAAAACAGGCTCTCAAAAAGATAAGGCAATTTTGGGTGACCTCCTAA
- the spoIIAB gene encoding anti-sigma F factor → MVKNQLKMSFQSLSENVGIARVTAAAFAAQVELTLSEIEEIKVAVSEAVSNAVIHGYGNDLGIIKLNMTLLENRIEYSIVDYGKGIQDIELARQPSYSSDPERMGLGFVFMESFMDELKIQSKLDAGTTVTMVKVINSKIEIEH, encoded by the coding sequence ATGGTAAAAAATCAGCTTAAAATGTCTTTCCAAAGCTTAAGCGAAAATGTAGGCATTGCCAGAGTGACGGCGGCGGCCTTCGCAGCGCAGGTAGAACTGACGCTAAGCGAGATTGAAGAAATAAAAGTAGCTGTATCGGAAGCTGTTTCTAATGCAGTCATTCATGGCTATGGAAATGATTTGGGCATTATCAAACTTAATATGACTTTATTGGAAAATAGAATTGAGTATAGCATTGTAGATTACGGTAAGGGAATTCAAGATATCGAACTGGCGCGCCAGCCTTCCTATTCCAGTGATCCGGAACGCATGGGACTGGGATTTGTTTTTATGGAATCATTTATGGATGAGTTGAAGATTCAATCTAAATTAGATGCCGGCACAACTGTTACCATGGTGAAAGTTATTAATTCCAAAATAGAAATTGAGCATTAG
- the spoIIAA gene encoding anti-sigma F factor antagonist — MQIRTLLKQGVLIVRVEGELDMHSADEFRRTVDQNLDTSGAKNILLSLAGVTFIDSSGLGVILGRYKRISLRGGQILAAHIQPQVAKIFELSGLFKIMKLYPSETEALACL; from the coding sequence TTGCAAATTAGGACTTTGTTAAAACAAGGTGTTTTAATAGTGAGAGTGGAAGGCGAATTGGATATGCATTCTGCGGATGAATTTCGCCGAACAGTCGACCAAAATTTGGATACCAGTGGAGCAAAAAATATACTATTAAGTTTAGCCGGAGTAACCTTTATTGACAGTTCGGGGCTCGGTGTAATTTTAGGGCGTTACAAACGGATCAGTTTGCGAGGAGGACAAATACTGGCCGCTCATATTCAGCCTCAAGTGGCAAAAATTTTCGAGTTGTCCGGGCTTTTTAAAATTATGAAGTTATACCCATCCGAAACAGAAGCGTTAGCGTGTTTATAA
- a CDS encoding D-alanyl-D-alanine carboxypeptidase family protein, translated as MCQLRRIAILFYIVFVSILVICVGDHKEGFAASLDTVAQSAVLMDANGTVLYEKNSHKRLPPASVTKSMTLLMAVEAVEQGKIKLTDEVSTSENAWHQGGSQIWLEPGEQMTVQELLVAVSVVSANDAAVAIMEHIYGSEQAAVEAMNKRAESLELKDTHFANVNGLPTADHYMSAYDTAVITQEAVRHPLYLELCSIKEYWLRGGKNWLVNTNKLLWWYKGADGLKTGWTEEAKYCFAGTAKRDGLRLIAVVFATPEPRSHLRESMKLMDWGFANYSAVPIVEEGAVVERLKVNKGMEQEVQLVAARDLNLLVGKGQTKNIQKKIAVRSAITAPVEQGQKCGELLAIKDGKELGKVDLIAEKPIEKAGFIKIFQNMISSLFTLSR; from the coding sequence ATGTGCCAATTGCGTCGTATTGCCATCCTGTTTTATATTGTATTCGTCTCAATACTAGTGATTTGTGTTGGTGATCACAAGGAAGGTTTCGCAGCTTCACTGGATACCGTGGCTCAATCCGCAGTCTTGATGGATGCGAATGGAACTGTTCTATATGAAAAAAATTCTCACAAACGGCTGCCGCCAGCCAGTGTAACCAAGTCAATGACGCTGCTTATGGCGGTTGAGGCAGTGGAGCAGGGAAAAATTAAATTGACCGATGAGGTTTCTACCAGCGAAAATGCCTGGCATCAGGGCGGTTCGCAAATTTGGTTGGAACCGGGAGAACAAATGACAGTACAAGAGTTGTTAGTAGCGGTTTCAGTCGTAAGTGCAAACGATGCGGCAGTGGCAATTATGGAACACATCTATGGCAGCGAGCAGGCTGCAGTGGAGGCTATGAATAAGCGGGCAGAAAGTTTAGAGCTAAAGGATACCCATTTTGCAAATGTAAACGGATTACCAACCGCTGACCATTACATGAGTGCTTATGATACCGCTGTCATCACCCAGGAAGCCGTCCGACATCCTTTATACTTGGAATTATGCAGTATAAAAGAGTATTGGCTAAGAGGAGGAAAGAATTGGCTGGTGAATACCAACAAGCTGCTTTGGTGGTACAAAGGAGCCGATGGATTGAAAACCGGCTGGACGGAAGAAGCAAAATACTGTTTTGCCGGAACAGCAAAACGGGATGGATTGCGGCTTATTGCTGTTGTATTTGCTACACCGGAGCCGCGGTCGCATTTACGGGAAAGTATGAAACTGATGGATTGGGGATTTGCAAATTACTCAGCGGTTCCAATAGTGGAGGAAGGTGCTGTCGTTGAAAGATTAAAGGTAAATAAAGGAATGGAACAAGAGGTACAATTGGTTGCTGCCCGGGATTTAAACCTATTAGTTGGTAAGGGACAAACTAAAAATATACAGAAAAAGATAGCGGTTCGTTCGGCTATTACGGCGCCGGTAGAACAAGGACAAAAATGCGGTGAACTGCTGGCTATTAAAGATGGTAAAGAACTTGGTAAGGTAGATCTCATTGCAGAAAAACCGATCGAAAAAGCCGGTTTTATAAAAATATTCCAAAATATGATCTCGAGTTTATTTACATTGTCCCGATAA
- a CDS encoding thymidine phosphorylase: MRMVNLIRKKREGLSHTPAELEYIISAYTKDEIPDYQMAAWLMATFLQGMNREETAALTIAMARSGEMVDLSSIAGIKIDKHSTGGVADTTTLIVAPLVAAAGVPVAKMSGRGLGFTGGTIDKLESIPGFRTQLDKNEFLDAVKKHSLAITGQGPAIAPADGKIYALRDVTSTVESIPLIASSIMSKKIAAGADKILLDVKVGSGAFMKNLPVAIELARTMVDIGILVGRETKAVLTSMEEPLGLAVGNSLEVKEAIDVLTGHGPEELRRVSLLLGAHMLVLAGEAPNIIVANKLLLELIENQKALDKFQEFIVSQGGNPKLITKKELLPEAAFKIDVKSEQEGYIQHIDTAQIGYSAMVLGAGREYKGQRIDLAAGIIMRCRIGDFIRAGQPLAVIHTNDLVKGQESRQRILKAITCSSIHCEKPKLILGTVDNDGFKEYVS; encoded by the coding sequence ATGCGAATGGTCAACCTTATCCGTAAAAAGCGGGAAGGATTATCGCATACTCCCGCAGAACTCGAATATATTATTTCTGCATATACCAAGGATGAAATCCCGGATTATCAAATGGCTGCCTGGCTGATGGCGACATTTCTGCAAGGCATGAATCGGGAGGAAACGGCTGCTCTAACTATAGCCATGGCCCGATCCGGTGAAATGGTTGATTTAAGTTCCATTGCCGGAATTAAGATTGATAAGCACAGTACCGGCGGTGTTGCCGATACGACAACGTTGATTGTAGCACCGTTAGTGGCTGCAGCCGGTGTGCCTGTTGCTAAAATGTCCGGACGTGGTTTGGGATTTACTGGCGGTACAATTGATAAACTGGAATCTATTCCGGGTTTTCGTACTCAACTTGACAAAAATGAATTCCTTGATGCTGTAAAAAAACATAGTTTGGCGATTACCGGACAAGGTCCGGCCATTGCTCCCGCCGATGGCAAAATCTATGCTTTGCGGGATGTGACTTCAACGGTGGAGAGCATTCCGTTGATTGCTTCTTCAATTATGAGTAAAAAAATCGCGGCAGGTGCCGATAAAATTTTGCTGGATGTAAAAGTTGGCAGCGGTGCATTCATGAAAAACTTGCCTGTTGCCATTGAACTGGCCCGAACGATGGTTGATATTGGCATCCTAGTGGGACGGGAAACCAAGGCAGTGCTTACCAGTATGGAAGAACCGCTTGGACTGGCGGTCGGCAACAGTTTAGAGGTTAAGGAAGCTATTGATGTTCTTACCGGTCATGGTCCGGAAGAACTGCGCCGCGTTTCCTTGCTGTTAGGTGCGCATATGTTGGTTTTGGCCGGAGAAGCGCCGAATATAATAGTAGCTAACAAACTGCTTCTTGAGCTGATAGAAAATCAGAAAGCGCTTGATAAGTTTCAAGAATTTATTGTTTCGCAGGGTGGAAACCCGAAACTCATAACAAAAAAAGAATTGCTGCCTGAAGCCGCATTTAAAATAGATGTTAAAAGTGAGCAGGAGGGTTATATTCAACATATTGATACAGCCCAAATTGGTTACTCTGCTATGGTATTAGGGGCTGGTCGGGAATACAAAGGACAGCGGATTGATTTAGCGGCCGGAATTATTATGCGCTGCCGTATCGGTGATTTTATACGAGCAGGTCAGCCGCTCGCGGTTATTCATACGAATGATCTTGTTAAAGGTCAGGAAAGCAGACAGCGAATTCTCAAAGCAATTACCTGTTCAAGTATTCATTGTGAAAAACCAAAGCTGATTTTAGGAACGGTAGATAATGACGGATTTAAAGAATACGTTAGTTAG